Proteins found in one Tamandua tetradactyla isolate mTamTet1 chromosome 1, mTamTet1.pri, whole genome shotgun sequence genomic segment:
- the ZNF438 gene encoding zinc finger protein 438 isoform X1, producing MSFRSHGIFLLPRKVTIQVKYIIMQNPLSVPPKDQGIFPRLKKQTANQIIYLGEVSMLTGPVEKQLARQMSEASGKTLCTGEPHVPSGTAQSKTGLQNKSQFRTIAPKLVPRVLTSGVLPYLSPSLSEHVNPGFPKPLGMPSQKYALMQLSGHEGTFSLIALPHVASAQPIQKPRMPLPKNLKVPIPRYQPPRKNKVSREKPTLSPSEGGCSKPAQTQECPQPSLSPPAPSKLPHKVSSSEHALSPYQAPASIGTAALPDGGSHRDSGPPLRDSPANLDTSAAVSLSAAEEPPAEQGQIRIAGTADLTSKKTTSKPPAMAGQKPKARVDLARATMNSFLPAIVGSTVQLISSVPKGQLPTLPYSRVKATEFCKIEPGAHIEDLSLPGPGAGCELMPPLTEGFGAATKVVPKPSPWEGAFCPAPKPDCTHRTKPSGGTAKRRGRKRKFPEELSAFQGRRRKYIVNRCKDGKDRVKNDPQEPRDQKPGALKKYRSIMPKPAMAVPAVAPLAPPAAAPQPQAPGSLGQGALFNNSRTCKLLSCKQNLSPSTKPSTGFKNGFSGIKKPWHRCHICGHHFQFKQHLRDHMDTHTDRRPYSCWVCRKAYVRPGSLSAHMKLQHTETRPKRLMCCEFCAKVFGHVKVYFGHLKEVHGVVISTEASPSEPQPGDAQLKDNRDSKTRDLCMHKTEGAAVRESKSNLEDDLFLNQANEVKLQIKCGRCQMTALSFAEIKFHLLYAHGEEIQGRLQEGILSGSKRTQEDLVRHAAAYWKEYPERRKAGKERASEEEACALAESQRPLHPPQQSHVETLMGKDEGAPLGSRERGEDPQGPPGAAPSVLWSPSGFNCLLCTQTLGRQEELLLHWEQRHNCQAPARLWALLNEFSSQGGLGLAEKTEK from the exons GAGAGGTTTCCATGCTCACTGGTCCTGTTGAGAAACAACTGGCTCGGCAAATGTCAGAAGCTTCTGGAAAGACATTGTGCACAG GTGAACCACACGTCCCTTCTGGAACGGCGCAGAGCAAGACGGGTTTACAGAATAAGAGTCAGTTTAGGACCATTGCACCAAAACTTGTGCCCAGAGTCCTGACATCAGGGGTGCTGCCTTATCTCTCTCCATCGCTCTCTGAGCATGTTAACCCAGGATTCCCCAAGCCGCTAGGGATGCCCTCCCAGAAGTATGCTCTCATGCAGCTCTCTGGCCACGAGGGGACATTTTCTCTCATCGCTCTGCCACATGTCGCCTCTGCTCAGCCAATCCAGAAACCCAGGATGCCTCTGCCCAAAAACCTGAAAGTGCCAATTCCACGGTACCAACCCCCAAGAAAGAACAAAGTGTCAAGAGAGAAGCCCACGTTGAGCCCCTCTGAGGGTGGCTGCAGCAAACCCGCCCAAACCCAAGAGTGTCCTCAGCCATCCTTATCCCCACCTGCCCCCTCCAAACTCCCCCACAAGGTCAGTTCCTCCGAGCACGCACTATCCCCATACCAGGCCCCAGCCAGCATCGGCACGGCTGCCCTGCCTGATGGAGGCAGCCACAGAGACTCAGGGCCTCCATTGAGGGACAGCCCTGCCAATCTAGACACTTCTGCTGCCGTGAGCTTGTCTGCAGCGGAGGAGCCCCCTGCTGAGCAGGGCCAAATCAGGATTGCAGGGACAGCAGATCTTACAAGCAAGAAAACCACCAGCAAGCCCCCTGCGATGGCTGGGCAGAAACCCAAGGCACGAGTGGATCTTGCAAGAGCCACGATGAACAGCTTCTTACCAGCAATTGTCGGTAGCACGGTGCAGTTGATCTCCTCAGTCCCCAAGGGTCAACTACCCACCTTACCCTACTCCAGAGTGAAGGCAACAGAGTTTTGCAAAATTGAGCCAGGGGCTCACATTGAAGATTTGTCCTTACCAGGGCCCGGGGCAGGCTGTGAGTTGATGCCCCCCCTCACTGAAGGCTTTGGGGCAGCCACCAAAGTGGTTCCAAAGCCAAGCCCCTGGGAAGGTGCCTTTTGTCCAGCCCCCAAACCCGATTGCACCCACAGGACAAAACCGAGTGGGGGCACAGcaaagagaaggggaaggaaacGCAAGTTCCCAGAGGAATTGTCAGCGTTTcagggaagaaggaggaaataCATCGTCAATAGGTGCAAAGATGGAAAAGACAGAGTGAAAAATGATCCCCAAGAACCCAGGGACCAAAAACCTGGTGCCCTGAAAAAATACCGTAGCATCATGCCCAAGCCTGCCATGGCCGTGCCCGCGGTGGCCCCTCTGGCTCCTCCTGCAGCGGCGCCACAGCCCCAGGCCCCCGGCAGTCTAGGGCAGGGCGCTCTGTTCAATAACTCACGCACTTGTAAACTCCTCAGCTGTAAGCAGAACTTAAGTCCTTCCACCAAGCCTAGCACTGGCttcaaaaatggcttttctggcatcAAGAAGCCTTGGCACCGATGTCACATCTGTGGCCACCACTTCCAGTTCAAACAGCACCTCCGGGACCACATGGACACTCACACCGACAGGCGGCCCTACAGCTGCTGGGTCTGCCGCAAGGCCTACGTCCGGCCCGGCAGCCTGAGCGCGCACATGAAGCTCCAGCACACCGAGACCCGTCCCAAGAGACTCATGTGCTGTGAGTTTTGTGCAAAGGTGTTTGGTCACGTGAAGGTCTATTTTGGCCATCTGAAAGAGGTGCACGGGGTGGTGATCAGCACCGAGGCCTCCCCCAGCGAACCCCAGCCCGGGGACGCGCAACTCAAAGACAACAGAGACTCGAAAACCAGAGACCTGTGCATGCACAAGACGGAGGGAGCAGCAGTGAG AGAAAGCAAGTCAAACCTGGAAGATGACCTCTTTCTAAACCAGGCCAACGAAGTCAAATTGCAAATCAAGTGCGGCCGTTGTCAGATGACCGCTCTGTCGTTTGCAGAAATAAAGTTCCATTTACTTTATGCTCATGGAGAGGAAATTCAGGGCCGACTGCAGGAAGGGATTTTGTCAGGAAGCAAACGCACTCAGGAAGACCTGGTCAGACATGCTGCTGCCTACTGGAAGGAGTATCCCGAGAGAAGAAAGGCGGGCAAGGAGCGAGCCTCTGAGGAGGAGGCCTGTGCACTTGCTGAGTCACAGAGGCCGCTGCACCCCCCGCAGCAGAGCCACGTGGAAACTCTCATGGGGAAGGACGAGGGCGCCCCACTGGGGAGCAGGGAGCGGGGAGAAGACCCCCAGGGCCCTCCGGGTGCTGCCCCTAGTGTCCTCTGGTCCCCCTCGGGCTTCAACTGCCTCCTGTGCACTCAGACCCTGGGGAGGCAAGAGGAGCTCCTGCTCCACTGGGAGCAGCGACACAACTGCCAAGCGCCGGCCCGGCTCTGGGCGCTTCTGAACGAGTTCTCCAGCCAGGGCGGCCTGGGGCTGGCCGAGAAAACTGAGAAATGA
- the ZNF438 gene encoding zinc finger protein 438 isoform X2 translates to MSFRSHGIFLLPRKVTIQVKYIIMQNPLSVPPKDQGEVSMLTGPVEKQLARQMSEASGKTLCTGEPHVPSGTAQSKTGLQNKSQFRTIAPKLVPRVLTSGVLPYLSPSLSEHVNPGFPKPLGMPSQKYALMQLSGHEGTFSLIALPHVASAQPIQKPRMPLPKNLKVPIPRYQPPRKNKVSREKPTLSPSEGGCSKPAQTQECPQPSLSPPAPSKLPHKVSSSEHALSPYQAPASIGTAALPDGGSHRDSGPPLRDSPANLDTSAAVSLSAAEEPPAEQGQIRIAGTADLTSKKTTSKPPAMAGQKPKARVDLARATMNSFLPAIVGSTVQLISSVPKGQLPTLPYSRVKATEFCKIEPGAHIEDLSLPGPGAGCELMPPLTEGFGAATKVVPKPSPWEGAFCPAPKPDCTHRTKPSGGTAKRRGRKRKFPEELSAFQGRRRKYIVNRCKDGKDRVKNDPQEPRDQKPGALKKYRSIMPKPAMAVPAVAPLAPPAAAPQPQAPGSLGQGALFNNSRTCKLLSCKQNLSPSTKPSTGFKNGFSGIKKPWHRCHICGHHFQFKQHLRDHMDTHTDRRPYSCWVCRKAYVRPGSLSAHMKLQHTETRPKRLMCCEFCAKVFGHVKVYFGHLKEVHGVVISTEASPSEPQPGDAQLKDNRDSKTRDLCMHKTEGAAVRESKSNLEDDLFLNQANEVKLQIKCGRCQMTALSFAEIKFHLLYAHGEEIQGRLQEGILSGSKRTQEDLVRHAAAYWKEYPERRKAGKERASEEEACALAESQRPLHPPQQSHVETLMGKDEGAPLGSRERGEDPQGPPGAAPSVLWSPSGFNCLLCTQTLGRQEELLLHWEQRHNCQAPARLWALLNEFSSQGGLGLAEKTEK, encoded by the exons GAGAGGTTTCCATGCTCACTGGTCCTGTTGAGAAACAACTGGCTCGGCAAATGTCAGAAGCTTCTGGAAAGACATTGTGCACAG GTGAACCACACGTCCCTTCTGGAACGGCGCAGAGCAAGACGGGTTTACAGAATAAGAGTCAGTTTAGGACCATTGCACCAAAACTTGTGCCCAGAGTCCTGACATCAGGGGTGCTGCCTTATCTCTCTCCATCGCTCTCTGAGCATGTTAACCCAGGATTCCCCAAGCCGCTAGGGATGCCCTCCCAGAAGTATGCTCTCATGCAGCTCTCTGGCCACGAGGGGACATTTTCTCTCATCGCTCTGCCACATGTCGCCTCTGCTCAGCCAATCCAGAAACCCAGGATGCCTCTGCCCAAAAACCTGAAAGTGCCAATTCCACGGTACCAACCCCCAAGAAAGAACAAAGTGTCAAGAGAGAAGCCCACGTTGAGCCCCTCTGAGGGTGGCTGCAGCAAACCCGCCCAAACCCAAGAGTGTCCTCAGCCATCCTTATCCCCACCTGCCCCCTCCAAACTCCCCCACAAGGTCAGTTCCTCCGAGCACGCACTATCCCCATACCAGGCCCCAGCCAGCATCGGCACGGCTGCCCTGCCTGATGGAGGCAGCCACAGAGACTCAGGGCCTCCATTGAGGGACAGCCCTGCCAATCTAGACACTTCTGCTGCCGTGAGCTTGTCTGCAGCGGAGGAGCCCCCTGCTGAGCAGGGCCAAATCAGGATTGCAGGGACAGCAGATCTTACAAGCAAGAAAACCACCAGCAAGCCCCCTGCGATGGCTGGGCAGAAACCCAAGGCACGAGTGGATCTTGCAAGAGCCACGATGAACAGCTTCTTACCAGCAATTGTCGGTAGCACGGTGCAGTTGATCTCCTCAGTCCCCAAGGGTCAACTACCCACCTTACCCTACTCCAGAGTGAAGGCAACAGAGTTTTGCAAAATTGAGCCAGGGGCTCACATTGAAGATTTGTCCTTACCAGGGCCCGGGGCAGGCTGTGAGTTGATGCCCCCCCTCACTGAAGGCTTTGGGGCAGCCACCAAAGTGGTTCCAAAGCCAAGCCCCTGGGAAGGTGCCTTTTGTCCAGCCCCCAAACCCGATTGCACCCACAGGACAAAACCGAGTGGGGGCACAGcaaagagaaggggaaggaaacGCAAGTTCCCAGAGGAATTGTCAGCGTTTcagggaagaaggaggaaataCATCGTCAATAGGTGCAAAGATGGAAAAGACAGAGTGAAAAATGATCCCCAAGAACCCAGGGACCAAAAACCTGGTGCCCTGAAAAAATACCGTAGCATCATGCCCAAGCCTGCCATGGCCGTGCCCGCGGTGGCCCCTCTGGCTCCTCCTGCAGCGGCGCCACAGCCCCAGGCCCCCGGCAGTCTAGGGCAGGGCGCTCTGTTCAATAACTCACGCACTTGTAAACTCCTCAGCTGTAAGCAGAACTTAAGTCCTTCCACCAAGCCTAGCACTGGCttcaaaaatggcttttctggcatcAAGAAGCCTTGGCACCGATGTCACATCTGTGGCCACCACTTCCAGTTCAAACAGCACCTCCGGGACCACATGGACACTCACACCGACAGGCGGCCCTACAGCTGCTGGGTCTGCCGCAAGGCCTACGTCCGGCCCGGCAGCCTGAGCGCGCACATGAAGCTCCAGCACACCGAGACCCGTCCCAAGAGACTCATGTGCTGTGAGTTTTGTGCAAAGGTGTTTGGTCACGTGAAGGTCTATTTTGGCCATCTGAAAGAGGTGCACGGGGTGGTGATCAGCACCGAGGCCTCCCCCAGCGAACCCCAGCCCGGGGACGCGCAACTCAAAGACAACAGAGACTCGAAAACCAGAGACCTGTGCATGCACAAGACGGAGGGAGCAGCAGTGAG AGAAAGCAAGTCAAACCTGGAAGATGACCTCTTTCTAAACCAGGCCAACGAAGTCAAATTGCAAATCAAGTGCGGCCGTTGTCAGATGACCGCTCTGTCGTTTGCAGAAATAAAGTTCCATTTACTTTATGCTCATGGAGAGGAAATTCAGGGCCGACTGCAGGAAGGGATTTTGTCAGGAAGCAAACGCACTCAGGAAGACCTGGTCAGACATGCTGCTGCCTACTGGAAGGAGTATCCCGAGAGAAGAAAGGCGGGCAAGGAGCGAGCCTCTGAGGAGGAGGCCTGTGCACTTGCTGAGTCACAGAGGCCGCTGCACCCCCCGCAGCAGAGCCACGTGGAAACTCTCATGGGGAAGGACGAGGGCGCCCCACTGGGGAGCAGGGAGCGGGGAGAAGACCCCCAGGGCCCTCCGGGTGCTGCCCCTAGTGTCCTCTGGTCCCCCTCGGGCTTCAACTGCCTCCTGTGCACTCAGACCCTGGGGAGGCAAGAGGAGCTCCTGCTCCACTGGGAGCAGCGACACAACTGCCAAGCGCCGGCCCGGCTCTGGGCGCTTCTGAACGAGTTCTCCAGCCAGGGCGGCCTGGGGCTGGCCGAGAAAACTGAGAAATGA
- the ZNF438 gene encoding zinc finger protein 438 isoform X4 translates to MSFRSHGIFLLPRKVTIQVKYIIMQNPLSVPPKDQGEPHVPSGTAQSKTGLQNKSQFRTIAPKLVPRVLTSGVLPYLSPSLSEHVNPGFPKPLGMPSQKYALMQLSGHEGTFSLIALPHVASAQPIQKPRMPLPKNLKVPIPRYQPPRKNKVSREKPTLSPSEGGCSKPAQTQECPQPSLSPPAPSKLPHKVSSSEHALSPYQAPASIGTAALPDGGSHRDSGPPLRDSPANLDTSAAVSLSAAEEPPAEQGQIRIAGTADLTSKKTTSKPPAMAGQKPKARVDLARATMNSFLPAIVGSTVQLISSVPKGQLPTLPYSRVKATEFCKIEPGAHIEDLSLPGPGAGCELMPPLTEGFGAATKVVPKPSPWEGAFCPAPKPDCTHRTKPSGGTAKRRGRKRKFPEELSAFQGRRRKYIVNRCKDGKDRVKNDPQEPRDQKPGALKKYRSIMPKPAMAVPAVAPLAPPAAAPQPQAPGSLGQGALFNNSRTCKLLSCKQNLSPSTKPSTGFKNGFSGIKKPWHRCHICGHHFQFKQHLRDHMDTHTDRRPYSCWVCRKAYVRPGSLSAHMKLQHTETRPKRLMCCEFCAKVFGHVKVYFGHLKEVHGVVISTEASPSEPQPGDAQLKDNRDSKTRDLCMHKTEGAAVRESKSNLEDDLFLNQANEVKLQIKCGRCQMTALSFAEIKFHLLYAHGEEIQGRLQEGILSGSKRTQEDLVRHAAAYWKEYPERRKAGKERASEEEACALAESQRPLHPPQQSHVETLMGKDEGAPLGSRERGEDPQGPPGAAPSVLWSPSGFNCLLCTQTLGRQEELLLHWEQRHNCQAPARLWALLNEFSSQGGLGLAEKTEK, encoded by the exons GTGAACCACACGTCCCTTCTGGAACGGCGCAGAGCAAGACGGGTTTACAGAATAAGAGTCAGTTTAGGACCATTGCACCAAAACTTGTGCCCAGAGTCCTGACATCAGGGGTGCTGCCTTATCTCTCTCCATCGCTCTCTGAGCATGTTAACCCAGGATTCCCCAAGCCGCTAGGGATGCCCTCCCAGAAGTATGCTCTCATGCAGCTCTCTGGCCACGAGGGGACATTTTCTCTCATCGCTCTGCCACATGTCGCCTCTGCTCAGCCAATCCAGAAACCCAGGATGCCTCTGCCCAAAAACCTGAAAGTGCCAATTCCACGGTACCAACCCCCAAGAAAGAACAAAGTGTCAAGAGAGAAGCCCACGTTGAGCCCCTCTGAGGGTGGCTGCAGCAAACCCGCCCAAACCCAAGAGTGTCCTCAGCCATCCTTATCCCCACCTGCCCCCTCCAAACTCCCCCACAAGGTCAGTTCCTCCGAGCACGCACTATCCCCATACCAGGCCCCAGCCAGCATCGGCACGGCTGCCCTGCCTGATGGAGGCAGCCACAGAGACTCAGGGCCTCCATTGAGGGACAGCCCTGCCAATCTAGACACTTCTGCTGCCGTGAGCTTGTCTGCAGCGGAGGAGCCCCCTGCTGAGCAGGGCCAAATCAGGATTGCAGGGACAGCAGATCTTACAAGCAAGAAAACCACCAGCAAGCCCCCTGCGATGGCTGGGCAGAAACCCAAGGCACGAGTGGATCTTGCAAGAGCCACGATGAACAGCTTCTTACCAGCAATTGTCGGTAGCACGGTGCAGTTGATCTCCTCAGTCCCCAAGGGTCAACTACCCACCTTACCCTACTCCAGAGTGAAGGCAACAGAGTTTTGCAAAATTGAGCCAGGGGCTCACATTGAAGATTTGTCCTTACCAGGGCCCGGGGCAGGCTGTGAGTTGATGCCCCCCCTCACTGAAGGCTTTGGGGCAGCCACCAAAGTGGTTCCAAAGCCAAGCCCCTGGGAAGGTGCCTTTTGTCCAGCCCCCAAACCCGATTGCACCCACAGGACAAAACCGAGTGGGGGCACAGcaaagagaaggggaaggaaacGCAAGTTCCCAGAGGAATTGTCAGCGTTTcagggaagaaggaggaaataCATCGTCAATAGGTGCAAAGATGGAAAAGACAGAGTGAAAAATGATCCCCAAGAACCCAGGGACCAAAAACCTGGTGCCCTGAAAAAATACCGTAGCATCATGCCCAAGCCTGCCATGGCCGTGCCCGCGGTGGCCCCTCTGGCTCCTCCTGCAGCGGCGCCACAGCCCCAGGCCCCCGGCAGTCTAGGGCAGGGCGCTCTGTTCAATAACTCACGCACTTGTAAACTCCTCAGCTGTAAGCAGAACTTAAGTCCTTCCACCAAGCCTAGCACTGGCttcaaaaatggcttttctggcatcAAGAAGCCTTGGCACCGATGTCACATCTGTGGCCACCACTTCCAGTTCAAACAGCACCTCCGGGACCACATGGACACTCACACCGACAGGCGGCCCTACAGCTGCTGGGTCTGCCGCAAGGCCTACGTCCGGCCCGGCAGCCTGAGCGCGCACATGAAGCTCCAGCACACCGAGACCCGTCCCAAGAGACTCATGTGCTGTGAGTTTTGTGCAAAGGTGTTTGGTCACGTGAAGGTCTATTTTGGCCATCTGAAAGAGGTGCACGGGGTGGTGATCAGCACCGAGGCCTCCCCCAGCGAACCCCAGCCCGGGGACGCGCAACTCAAAGACAACAGAGACTCGAAAACCAGAGACCTGTGCATGCACAAGACGGAGGGAGCAGCAGTGAG AGAAAGCAAGTCAAACCTGGAAGATGACCTCTTTCTAAACCAGGCCAACGAAGTCAAATTGCAAATCAAGTGCGGCCGTTGTCAGATGACCGCTCTGTCGTTTGCAGAAATAAAGTTCCATTTACTTTATGCTCATGGAGAGGAAATTCAGGGCCGACTGCAGGAAGGGATTTTGTCAGGAAGCAAACGCACTCAGGAAGACCTGGTCAGACATGCTGCTGCCTACTGGAAGGAGTATCCCGAGAGAAGAAAGGCGGGCAAGGAGCGAGCCTCTGAGGAGGAGGCCTGTGCACTTGCTGAGTCACAGAGGCCGCTGCACCCCCCGCAGCAGAGCCACGTGGAAACTCTCATGGGGAAGGACGAGGGCGCCCCACTGGGGAGCAGGGAGCGGGGAGAAGACCCCCAGGGCCCTCCGGGTGCTGCCCCTAGTGTCCTCTGGTCCCCCTCGGGCTTCAACTGCCTCCTGTGCACTCAGACCCTGGGGAGGCAAGAGGAGCTCCTGCTCCACTGGGAGCAGCGACACAACTGCCAAGCGCCGGCCCGGCTCTGGGCGCTTCTGAACGAGTTCTCCAGCCAGGGCGGCCTGGGGCTGGCCGAGAAAACTGAGAAATGA
- the ZNF438 gene encoding zinc finger protein 438 isoform X3 — MQNPLSVPPKDQGIFPRLKKQTANQIIYLGEVSMLTGPVEKQLARQMSEASGKTLCTGEPHVPSGTAQSKTGLQNKSQFRTIAPKLVPRVLTSGVLPYLSPSLSEHVNPGFPKPLGMPSQKYALMQLSGHEGTFSLIALPHVASAQPIQKPRMPLPKNLKVPIPRYQPPRKNKVSREKPTLSPSEGGCSKPAQTQECPQPSLSPPAPSKLPHKVSSSEHALSPYQAPASIGTAALPDGGSHRDSGPPLRDSPANLDTSAAVSLSAAEEPPAEQGQIRIAGTADLTSKKTTSKPPAMAGQKPKARVDLARATMNSFLPAIVGSTVQLISSVPKGQLPTLPYSRVKATEFCKIEPGAHIEDLSLPGPGAGCELMPPLTEGFGAATKVVPKPSPWEGAFCPAPKPDCTHRTKPSGGTAKRRGRKRKFPEELSAFQGRRRKYIVNRCKDGKDRVKNDPQEPRDQKPGALKKYRSIMPKPAMAVPAVAPLAPPAAAPQPQAPGSLGQGALFNNSRTCKLLSCKQNLSPSTKPSTGFKNGFSGIKKPWHRCHICGHHFQFKQHLRDHMDTHTDRRPYSCWVCRKAYVRPGSLSAHMKLQHTETRPKRLMCCEFCAKVFGHVKVYFGHLKEVHGVVISTEASPSEPQPGDAQLKDNRDSKTRDLCMHKTEGAAVRESKSNLEDDLFLNQANEVKLQIKCGRCQMTALSFAEIKFHLLYAHGEEIQGRLQEGILSGSKRTQEDLVRHAAAYWKEYPERRKAGKERASEEEACALAESQRPLHPPQQSHVETLMGKDEGAPLGSRERGEDPQGPPGAAPSVLWSPSGFNCLLCTQTLGRQEELLLHWEQRHNCQAPARLWALLNEFSSQGGLGLAEKTEK, encoded by the exons GAGAGGTTTCCATGCTCACTGGTCCTGTTGAGAAACAACTGGCTCGGCAAATGTCAGAAGCTTCTGGAAAGACATTGTGCACAG GTGAACCACACGTCCCTTCTGGAACGGCGCAGAGCAAGACGGGTTTACAGAATAAGAGTCAGTTTAGGACCATTGCACCAAAACTTGTGCCCAGAGTCCTGACATCAGGGGTGCTGCCTTATCTCTCTCCATCGCTCTCTGAGCATGTTAACCCAGGATTCCCCAAGCCGCTAGGGATGCCCTCCCAGAAGTATGCTCTCATGCAGCTCTCTGGCCACGAGGGGACATTTTCTCTCATCGCTCTGCCACATGTCGCCTCTGCTCAGCCAATCCAGAAACCCAGGATGCCTCTGCCCAAAAACCTGAAAGTGCCAATTCCACGGTACCAACCCCCAAGAAAGAACAAAGTGTCAAGAGAGAAGCCCACGTTGAGCCCCTCTGAGGGTGGCTGCAGCAAACCCGCCCAAACCCAAGAGTGTCCTCAGCCATCCTTATCCCCACCTGCCCCCTCCAAACTCCCCCACAAGGTCAGTTCCTCCGAGCACGCACTATCCCCATACCAGGCCCCAGCCAGCATCGGCACGGCTGCCCTGCCTGATGGAGGCAGCCACAGAGACTCAGGGCCTCCATTGAGGGACAGCCCTGCCAATCTAGACACTTCTGCTGCCGTGAGCTTGTCTGCAGCGGAGGAGCCCCCTGCTGAGCAGGGCCAAATCAGGATTGCAGGGACAGCAGATCTTACAAGCAAGAAAACCACCAGCAAGCCCCCTGCGATGGCTGGGCAGAAACCCAAGGCACGAGTGGATCTTGCAAGAGCCACGATGAACAGCTTCTTACCAGCAATTGTCGGTAGCACGGTGCAGTTGATCTCCTCAGTCCCCAAGGGTCAACTACCCACCTTACCCTACTCCAGAGTGAAGGCAACAGAGTTTTGCAAAATTGAGCCAGGGGCTCACATTGAAGATTTGTCCTTACCAGGGCCCGGGGCAGGCTGTGAGTTGATGCCCCCCCTCACTGAAGGCTTTGGGGCAGCCACCAAAGTGGTTCCAAAGCCAAGCCCCTGGGAAGGTGCCTTTTGTCCAGCCCCCAAACCCGATTGCACCCACAGGACAAAACCGAGTGGGGGCACAGcaaagagaaggggaaggaaacGCAAGTTCCCAGAGGAATTGTCAGCGTTTcagggaagaaggaggaaataCATCGTCAATAGGTGCAAAGATGGAAAAGACAGAGTGAAAAATGATCCCCAAGAACCCAGGGACCAAAAACCTGGTGCCCTGAAAAAATACCGTAGCATCATGCCCAAGCCTGCCATGGCCGTGCCCGCGGTGGCCCCTCTGGCTCCTCCTGCAGCGGCGCCACAGCCCCAGGCCCCCGGCAGTCTAGGGCAGGGCGCTCTGTTCAATAACTCACGCACTTGTAAACTCCTCAGCTGTAAGCAGAACTTAAGTCCTTCCACCAAGCCTAGCACTGGCttcaaaaatggcttttctggcatcAAGAAGCCTTGGCACCGATGTCACATCTGTGGCCACCACTTCCAGTTCAAACAGCACCTCCGGGACCACATGGACACTCACACCGACAGGCGGCCCTACAGCTGCTGGGTCTGCCGCAAGGCCTACGTCCGGCCCGGCAGCCTGAGCGCGCACATGAAGCTCCAGCACACCGAGACCCGTCCCAAGAGACTCATGTGCTGTGAGTTTTGTGCAAAGGTGTTTGGTCACGTGAAGGTCTATTTTGGCCATCTGAAAGAGGTGCACGGGGTGGTGATCAGCACCGAGGCCTCCCCCAGCGAACCCCAGCCCGGGGACGCGCAACTCAAAGACAACAGAGACTCGAAAACCAGAGACCTGTGCATGCACAAGACGGAGGGAGCAGCAGTGAG AGAAAGCAAGTCAAACCTGGAAGATGACCTCTTTCTAAACCAGGCCAACGAAGTCAAATTGCAAATCAAGTGCGGCCGTTGTCAGATGACCGCTCTGTCGTTTGCAGAAATAAAGTTCCATTTACTTTATGCTCATGGAGAGGAAATTCAGGGCCGACTGCAGGAAGGGATTTTGTCAGGAAGCAAACGCACTCAGGAAGACCTGGTCAGACATGCTGCTGCCTACTGGAAGGAGTATCCCGAGAGAAGAAAGGCGGGCAAGGAGCGAGCCTCTGAGGAGGAGGCCTGTGCACTTGCTGAGTCACAGAGGCCGCTGCACCCCCCGCAGCAGAGCCACGTGGAAACTCTCATGGGGAAGGACGAGGGCGCCCCACTGGGGAGCAGGGAGCGGGGAGAAGACCCCCAGGGCCCTCCGGGTGCTGCCCCTAGTGTCCTCTGGTCCCCCTCGGGCTTCAACTGCCTCCTGTGCACTCAGACCCTGGGGAGGCAAGAGGAGCTCCTGCTCCACTGGGAGCAGCGACACAACTGCCAAGCGCCGGCCCGGCTCTGGGCGCTTCTGAACGAGTTCTCCAGCCAGGGCGGCCTGGGGCTGGCCGAGAAAACTGAGAAATGA